The Lycium barbarum isolate Lr01 chromosome 12, ASM1917538v2, whole genome shotgun sequence genome includes a region encoding these proteins:
- the LOC132624324 gene encoding uncharacterized protein LOC132624324, whose translation MEERDNVDWAALRASLADERPVRNLEGARILDFDEFLIPDSAPAGPSEPPTQAFSHGSAEPAVSSHMTTEPQDSAPVDPQELPIPEHSHQPAEAEVSSHETTELRALKQFLQPSQQNV comes from the exons atggaggagcgtgataatgttgattgggcggcgttacgcgcttcattagctgatgagcggcctgtgaggaatttagagggagcccggattcttgactttgatgagtttttgatcccg gattcggcgccagcgggtccatcagagccacccactcaggcattttctcatgggtctgccgAGCCAGCAGTGTCCTCCCATatgactaccgagccacag gattcggcgccagtggatccacaggagctgcccattccggagcattctcatcagcctgccgaggcagaggtgtcttctcatgagactaccgag CTTAGAGCTTTGAAGCAATTTTTACAGCCATCGCAACAGAATGTGTAG
- the LOC132622467 gene encoding upstream activation factor subunit UAF30-like isoform X2, protein MVSDTELIGRLREFLSTSDLTTTTTATVRRKLEEDFGIDLSDKKGFIREQVDLYLETQFQIDNENNDEEIEGEENNDDGQVKSEVSDEEEEEEEEEEEEEVVVKVKRRSSKKKAVKKNENVKRKAGGFTKVCSLSSQLQKFTGEAELARTEVVKRMWHYIRENNLQDPSNRRNINCDDTLRELFGVDTIDMFQMNKALAKHIWPLDSDASTITTSGSVNSTAKEKSSTSTTKKKRQKQEEDEDSDEPKRKEKRQNSGILAPIKLSDALIKFLGTGESELPRSNVVKKIWEYIKQNDLQDPSDKRKIICDEKLKELFHVDTFLGFGVMKLLTAHFIKAER, encoded by the exons ATGGTATCAGACACAGAGCTCATCGGGCGGCTACGTGAATTCCTAAGCACGTCAGACCTCACAACCACCACCACCGCTACCGTCAGGCGTAAACTCGAAGAGGATTTCGGTATTGATTTGTCTGAtaaaaaagggtttattagagaACAAGTTGATCTTTACCTGGAAACTCAGTTTCAAATTGACAATGAAAATAACGATGAAGAAATCGAGGGAGAAGAAAACAATGATGATGGACAAGTTAAATCGGAAGTAAGtgacgaggaagaagaagaagaagaagaggaggaggaagaggaagtTGTTGTTAAAGTTAAACGAAGAAGTTCTAAGAAAAA GGCTGTGAAGAAGAATGAAAATGTTAAAAGGAAAGCTGGTGGATTTACCAAAGTATGTAGCCTTTCTTCACAACTTCAGAAATTTACCGGGGAAGCAGAACTTGCAAGGACTGAG GTGGTGAAGAGGATGTGGCACTATATTCGTGAAAATAATTTGCAAGACCCATCAAATAGGCGGAATATAAACTGTGATGACACATTACGCGAGCTTTTTGGTGTGGATACCATAGACATGTTCCAAATGAACAAGGCCCTGGCAAAGCATATCTGGCCTTTGGATTCTGATG CTTCCACAATAACAACTTCTGGTTCGGTAAATTCTACTGCAAAAGAAAAAAGTTCTACTTCTACAACAAAGAAAAAGCGGCAGAAGCAAGAGGAGGATGAAG ATTCAGATGAGCCAAAGAGAAAGGAAAAGCGGCAGAACTCTGGAATTCTTGCTCCCATCAAGCTTTCTGATGCCTTAATAAAGTTCCTCGGTACTGGAGAGAGTGAACTGCCTCGATCCAATGTTGTTAAGAAAATTTGGGAATACATTAAGCAGAATGACTTGCAG GATCCGTCTGATAAGAGGAAGATAATATGTGATGAGAAGTTGAAAGAACTGTTTCATGTTGATACCTTCTTGGGATTTGGAGTAATGAAACTACTTACTGCGCATTTTATTAAGGCAGAACGGTGA
- the LOC132622467 gene encoding upstream activation factor subunit UAF30-like isoform X1 — MVSDTELIGRLREFLSTSDLTTTTTATVRRKLEEDFGIDLSDKKGFIREQVDLYLETQFQIDNENNDEEIEGEENNDDGQVKSEVSDEEEEEEEEEEEEEVVVKVKRRSSKKKAVKKNENVKRKAGGFTKVCSLSSQLQKFTGEAELARTEVVKRMWHYIRENNLQDPSNRRNINCDDTLRELFGVDTIDMFQMNKALAKHIWPLDSDGASTITTSGSVNSTAKEKSSTSTTKKKRQKQEEDEDSDEPKRKEKRQNSGILAPIKLSDALIKFLGTGESELPRSNVVKKIWEYIKQNDLQDPSDKRKIICDEKLKELFHVDTFLGFGVMKLLTAHFIKAER, encoded by the exons ATGGTATCAGACACAGAGCTCATCGGGCGGCTACGTGAATTCCTAAGCACGTCAGACCTCACAACCACCACCACCGCTACCGTCAGGCGTAAACTCGAAGAGGATTTCGGTATTGATTTGTCTGAtaaaaaagggtttattagagaACAAGTTGATCTTTACCTGGAAACTCAGTTTCAAATTGACAATGAAAATAACGATGAAGAAATCGAGGGAGAAGAAAACAATGATGATGGACAAGTTAAATCGGAAGTAAGtgacgaggaagaagaagaagaagaagaggaggaggaagaggaagtTGTTGTTAAAGTTAAACGAAGAAGTTCTAAGAAAAA GGCTGTGAAGAAGAATGAAAATGTTAAAAGGAAAGCTGGTGGATTTACCAAAGTATGTAGCCTTTCTTCACAACTTCAGAAATTTACCGGGGAAGCAGAACTTGCAAGGACTGAG GTGGTGAAGAGGATGTGGCACTATATTCGTGAAAATAATTTGCAAGACCCATCAAATAGGCGGAATATAAACTGTGATGACACATTACGCGAGCTTTTTGGTGTGGATACCATAGACATGTTCCAAATGAACAAGGCCCTGGCAAAGCATATCTGGCCTTTGGATTCTGATGGTG CTTCCACAATAACAACTTCTGGTTCGGTAAATTCTACTGCAAAAGAAAAAAGTTCTACTTCTACAACAAAGAAAAAGCGGCAGAAGCAAGAGGAGGATGAAG ATTCAGATGAGCCAAAGAGAAAGGAAAAGCGGCAGAACTCTGGAATTCTTGCTCCCATCAAGCTTTCTGATGCCTTAATAAAGTTCCTCGGTACTGGAGAGAGTGAACTGCCTCGATCCAATGTTGTTAAGAAAATTTGGGAATACATTAAGCAGAATGACTTGCAG GATCCGTCTGATAAGAGGAAGATAATATGTGATGAGAAGTTGAAAGAACTGTTTCATGTTGATACCTTCTTGGGATTTGGAGTAATGAAACTACTTACTGCGCATTTTATTAAGGCAGAACGGTGA